The following nucleotide sequence is from Halapricum desulfuricans.
CGGGATGAACTGCCCTCCGGCGGGGATCTCGGTCGTTCCCTCGGTCAGGTCCTCGCGGGCGTAGCCGCGCTGTGTCTCGATGTATTCCAAGGCCGCCTCGCTGTGCTCCATCGGCTGGCCGACGGCCGCCGCGACCGCGTCCATCGTCACGTCGTCGTGCGTGGGTCCGATCCCGCCGGTGACGACCACGGCGTCGTATTCGGCGCGGTACTCGTTGACGACGCGCGCGATCTCTCCGATACGGTCCGGGACGGCAGTGACGCGTTCGACCGTCACTCCGCGGTCGGTCAACTTCCGGGAGAGCCACGCGGCGTTCGTGTTGACGGTGTCACCGGCAAGCAACTCGTCGCCGACGGTTACCAGCGCGACGCGCATACCGGCTTGTTATGGTCTCGACAGCAAAGGCGTGTCGCCCTCTGTTTGGCTCGTTCGAGGACTTATCGTCCCATCCCGGGCGGCGGCCCCCGATCTCCCAGGTCGTCGTCCTCGTCTTCGACGTCGAGCCCGACCTCCTCGCGGCGGTCCTGTAGCGACCGGATCTGCAGCCAGTAGTACAGCCCGCCGCCGAGTCCGACGATCGCGAGCAGCGCGAACAGGCCGCCGAACAGCCACAGGTCGCGCTCGAGGTAGTACTCGACGACCAGCTGGTCGCTGTCGACGTCGTCCCAGGTGATGTGGACCCGTCCGTCGATCGTCTCGGTCTCGTAGCCGCCGGGAGCGACGTTCGAGAGGATCGGTACGCCGACGTCGGTCTTCGGCGGGAGCACGACCTCGTAACTGCCGTCGACGAACGTCGCCGTCCGGACGGCCTTGCCGTTCTGCTCGACGGTGTAACCGACCTTCCCGGTTCGGTCGGGCAACTCGAGGCGGATCCGCTCGGCGTTTCTTGAGACGTCGAACGCCGAGGCGTTGACGACCGTGCCGTTCGGATAGCGGAACTGCAGCGCCCTGATCGGGAGCGGCTCGCGGTTGTTGAACATGTCCCGCTGGTAGAGGTTCAGCGCCGACGTGTTTGCGACCTCGTAGACGGCCGTGTAGCTGTCCCCGCCGAGCTGGATTGTCCCGTTCGCGGTGGTGTTCCAGTCATAGGTCGCGTCCTCGCTCAGCTGTGCGTCCGAGGGACTAGACCCCCCTAGACAGCCCGCGAGAACGATTAAAACGCCAAGACCGAGGAGTGCGAGCAGCCGACGATTCATGGAACGACAGCGAGCAACTCGGCGGAGAGATACGACCCGATGCTCGATAGCAGACCCGGCGGGTCGGTGTCGTCCGTACAGACGATGCTCTGTTCGAGCAGCCCGAGCCGTTCGACGGTGACGATGTCCTGCGCGTGACCGGCGCGGTTGACCGTCGCCCGGACCTCCGCCCGGGTCGCGCTATTGACGTTGACCCGACCGTTGCCGCGCGTCCACTCGTAGAGGCGGTCCCGCTCTTCGTCAGCCAGCCGCGCCGGACCGTCTTCCTGGGGCACGAACCGCAGCGGGAGATGCTGGACCAGCCCAAACCGCGTCCGGATCTGCTCGGGCGACCCCGGGCCGAGCCCGAGTTCTTCGGCCGGAACGTAAACTTCGCGTCCGGCATCGAGGTAGAACCCGTCGTCGTCCCAGCGCTCGAGCGTGCCGACGTAGACCTCGCCCGGTGTGAGATGGGGCGTGATCTCCCCGAACTCCTCGCGCAGGAGGTTCTGGGCGACCGTCGCGTCGTCCCCCTCGACGGTTACCGACGGGAACTCGTCGTCGCGAACGCCGACCTCGTAGGTCACGTCTAGCTCGCCCAGCAGGTTCTCGATCTGCGAAGACAGCGAATCCAGGGCTCGCTGTCGGGCGTCGCCGGCGACGTAACACTTGGTTGCGAGGACTACCATTAGGCTTGGACTTCCGAATCCGGTTCGACGTTGAGTTCGTCGCGCAACTGTTCGATCCGTTCCTCCATCGCCTCGAGCAGCATCGTGTTCTCCATCGAGTCGAGCTGGGAGCCACACTCCGGACACTCGAAGCCGAAGTCCATCGCCTCGCCGAACTCGAAGCGGATGCCGCAGCTCTCACAGAGGTAGAACTCGTGTTCGAACTCGTACTCGCGGCGCTCTTCGAGCCCCTCCAGCAACCGGTGCATCTCCCCCTGGAGTTGTTCGGGGATGTTCTCGTAGTGGAACGTCCAGAGGTAGGTAAGCCACCCCGAGTCCTCGTCGCGCAGCCGGCGGTAGCTCGCCAGATCGTTCTCATAGAGGATGAAAAGCGCCCGGCGGACGTCGTTGAGTTCGAGCCCCAACTCCTCCGCCAGTTCCTCGTCCGTCACTTCACCGTCCGGCGGCGCGGCGGCGACGGGCATCCCCTTCGGTCCGACGAGTTCGTGGAGGTACTTCTGTATGACAGGGTCCTCCAGGAGATCCTCAAAAGCCATTGTGCGTACTTGCGCCTGTGACGCGGTTAAGTCTTTAGCTTTTCCCGTGGCGAAAACGAACGCCGAGGTTCGCTGTCACCGACCTCGTCGTCCCGGCTGTGGAGGAGCGCCCCGGAAAAGCCGGCCAGCGAGAGATGCGACAGCGCGTGGGGACCCGGTCGACCGCCGCGACGACTTCGGCCGTGTCGTCTTCGACGTTTGCCGGGAGGGGCTCGTGACACCACATCGCGCCCCAGCCGCCACAGCCGACGTGAATCACTCGCTGTGCCATGGATAGGGTGGGACGTGCGTCGGACAGCAAACCGGCGTATTTCGACGATTGTCGTATCAGTAGTCGACAAACACTTAACCCAGTTCCCCGTCAGGACAGGTGAACATGAAAGACGTAGGCATCGACGCCGTCGAGTTCCGGTCAGGGAAGCTCATGCTCGATCTCCCGGGGACGTTCGCGGAAGTCAAGGACGAAGACCCGGCGAAGTACACGAAGGGGCTGGGGCTACACGCGAGTTCGTTCCCGGACGCGTACGAGGACATCGTGACGATGGCGGCAAACGCCTCGAAGCGACTGATGGACCGCAAGGGTCTGGAACCCGACGACATCGGCCGTATCGACGTCGCGACGGAGAGCGCGTTCGACCACTCGAAGCCGGTTTCGACGTACGTCGCCGGCTGTCTGGAGCAGGTCTACGACGGCGATTTCCGCCACGCCAACAAGGGCGAGCGCAAGTTCGCCTGCATCGCCGGCACCCAGAGCGTCGACGACGCCGTCAACTGGATCGCCGCCGACAAGAACCGCGGTCGCGCCGCGATCGTGATCTCGACCGACACGGCCCTCTACGAGCGCGGCGACTCCGGCGAGGCGACCCAGGGTGCCGGCGCCGTCGCGATGCTCATCGACGAGGACCCCGATCTCGTCACGATCGACCCCGAACAGGGTATCGGTAGCGTCGACGAGACGGACTTCCTCAAGCCGAACCAGCAGTTCCCCTCAGTCGACGGCAAGCGCTCGATGCAGGTGTATCTCATGCGGATGCGCGAGGCGCTGGAAGACTACGAGACGCAGGTCGAGACCCACCCAGACGACTTCGCGTTCGTCCCGTTCCACACGCCGTTCCCGGGGATGGTGCGCAAGGCCGCTCCGCTGGGGTACCGACACGTCGCGCGCGACACCGAAGTCGAGGACGAACTCGCCGAGGAGATCGGCCGCCAGCCCCGGCCCGAGGCGTTCGACGATGACGAGGCGTACCGCGAGGCGCTCAAAGAGTACACCGACAAACTGACCGAGACCGAGCGCTATCAGGAGTGGTACAGCCGCGCGATCGAACCGACGCTGGACATCTCCTCGCGCGTCGGCAACTGGTACACCAGTTCCGTCCACCTCGCCCGCATCTCGGCGCTCAAGCACGCCCGCGAGAACGGCATCGACCTCGACCACGAGCGACTGCTGGTCGGCTCGTACGGTTCGGGGGCGCAGGCCGAGATCCACGGCGAGACGGTCCAGCCCGGCTGGGAGGACGAGATCGCACAGCTCAACGTCGACGATCAACTGGTCGAGCGTTACGACCTCTCCTGGGAGGAGTACGAGCAGATCCACGACGTGCACAACCACGAGGAATCGGTCGACGTCGATCCGTTCACGACGCCTGAAGGGGAGTTCGTCTTCGACGGCTGGGGTCGAATGGGCGAGCGGAAGTACACCTACGTCGAATAGTCACCGCAGGACACTCACTCGCGAGCGTCGGAGACGCGAGCGAGGTCGTTTTTCCCCACGTTCGTCAGAGCGAAGCTCTGACGCAGCCCATCAGAAATCTCCGATTTCTGAGGACGTTTTTGCGACCGAGCGGTTCCCGCAGGGCCGAAGGCCCGAGGGAGTAAAAAGTGGGGTCGAATGGGCGAGCGGAAGTACACCTACGTCGAATAGTCACGGAACGACCTGATTGTCGAGGTCGTCCCACGATCCGGACTCGACCGCGCGTTCGACGTTCCTGACGACGATATCGGCCAGTCGATCGTAGTACTCGGGCGTGTACCCGCCGTTGTGTGGCGTGATCAGGACGTTCTCGAAGTTCCAGAGCGGGTGCTCCGGGGGCAGCGGCTCGGGATCAGTCACGTCCAGCGCGGCCCCGCGGATGTGGTTCCACCGCAGCGCGTCGACCAGCGCGTCGGTCTCGATCACGCCGCCGCGGGCGACGTTGACGACGACCGCGTCGGGATCGAGCAGGTCGAACGCCGCACCGTCCAGCAGGCCCTCGGTCGTCTCGGTCAGCGGGCACGCGAGTACGACCCCCTCGGAACCGGAAAGCGCCGTCTCGAGGTCGTCGTAGCCGAACACCGCGTCGGCGGGGCCGCCCTTTTCCGGCGTGTGACGGACCGCCCGGAGGTCGACGTCGAACGGCCGGAGCCGACGGGCGATCGCCGTTCCGATCGCGCCCAGTCCGACGACGGTGACGGTACGACCGGCGAGTTCGCCGGGCTGGAAGTTGCGCCACTCGTGGTTGCGTTGCTGGCGGCGCGCCCGGAAGAGGCCGCGAGTCAGCGAGAGCAGCGACCCGACGGCGTGCTCGGCGACGTTCGATGCGTGGACGCCGCCGGCGTTGGTCACCGTTACGCCCTGCTCGCGCAGTTCCGAGAGCGGGAGGTGGTCGGTGCCCGCGTACGAGCAGGCGAACAGTTCGAGGGCCCCGGCCCGGTCGAGGTCGTCGGGCGAGATGTAGTTTCCGACGACGACGGTCGCCGAGGGCAACGCCGCGTCGATTTCGTCGCTCGTTCGGGCGAGCGATACGTCCCCGTCGTAGCGTGCGCGCAGCGACGAGACCAGCGATTCGACGGGGATCCCGTGTGGCTTCTGCGGGAGGACGAGAATCTCGGGTAACGCTGTCATCGTACGGGTCATGGTGTGCCGCGTTTGTCATACTGGTGGCTATACGTTCGTAACGATATCTGGCACGACGGCATGCCAGATCATTTCGAAATGGTATCGCCATCAGTATCAATGCTCCCGTCGGCGGCGCGACCCGAGGTCACGAGATTTAACTATCGACAGGTAGGGGTATGGATATGGAACGAGTCGACGTCGCCATCGTCGGCGGCGGTCCGGCGGGGTTGTCCGCCGCGCGGGCCGCGGCCGAACGGGACGCGGACGTGCTCGTCGTCGAGAAGGGGGTCCCGCGGGCGGACCGCGAGCGGCTGGGCCCCGACTCGACCGACGCAGCCGGCATGCTCGATTACTGGGTCGACCTCATGGACTACGAACCCGAGGAGATCCCCGAGGAAATCGTGTTACAGGAACTCGACGGCGCGGTCTTCGAGGGGCCGTCGGAGTCGGTGACGCTCAGAGAGACGGGAATCGACGCCAGCTACGACGAATTCGGGTTCGCCTTCCATCGCGCCCGATTCGACGACTGGCTCCGCGAGGAAGCCGAGGTCGCCGGCGCGTCCTACGAGGTCGGCACGAGCGTCAACAACGTCACGTCGACGTTCGAACAGGGCTCGTTCGTGCACACGCTGACGCTCGCCGACGGAGAGCAAGTCGAGGCCGACGCGCTCGTGCTCGCGGACGGCCCCCAGCGGACGGTCACGATCGACGCGCTCGACCAGTTCATGCCCGACGACCGGTCGGTCGCAGACCTCCTCGGCCCGGATCGCGCGAACCACATCGCCTATCAGGAACACCGCCGTATCCCCGACGAGCTATTCGACGAGGACCTGATCAAGTTCTGGTGGGGCGTCATCCCCGGTCACACCGCCTATCCCTGGATCTTCCCGAACGACGACGGCGTCGCTCGCGTCGGACTGACGATGCCGATCGGAACGGACCTCGGAGACGTCAGGAACCCCGGCGACTACGCGCTGCTCGAACCCGACGACGAGCAGGTTCCCCCGGGCCGGGTCTACCTCCGTCGGCTGCTGGAGTGGCGCTATCCCGAGTACGACCTCGATGACTTCCCGCTCGTGGAAGACCGGGGCAAACGCGGCGGGACGGAAGCGTATCCCATCTCCTCGACGCGGCCGATCGAGTCACCGACCCAGGCCGACATCGCCGTCGTCGGCGGCGCGATGGGCGCGACCTCGGCGTTCCACGAGGGCGGCGATCATGTCGCCGTCCGGACCGGCAAACTCGCCGGTCGGCTCGCCGCCACGGACCGGCTCCGTCGGTACAACAGTGCGTGGCAACGTGCGCTCGGCGACGAAGTCCTGCGCAACGTCACGCTCGCGGAGCTGGCGCGTGACATGGAGCCGTCGGACTGGGACGAGACCTTCGCCACCGTCGATCGGATGCTCTCGGTCGAGGGATCGCGCTACCGACAGGCGCTCGGAGCGGGTCTGAGTGGGCTTTCGGTGGTCGCTCGCTACAGGTGGCTCCGGCGGCAGTTCCGGGACGGCAAGTACGTCCAGCTCCGCGAGTCGGAGTACGTGCTCTGATGGGGCTCCTCCAGCGGTTCCTCCCGGTGATCGGGATCCTGTATCTCGCCTATCTCGCGCTCCAGCCGCCGCCGCTTCGATGGATCGGGCTGCTCTGTCTGGCCGTCCTGACGCCGTTCGTGCTCGGGTGGCTGCTGGGACGGCTGGCCGGGATCGGCCCGTGGGCACCAGAGTGATATCGGGGGAACGCGTATCTATCGGTGAATTCCGGTAGTGTGACAGTGATCGCAGACCCCCACAGCCGACCGGGCAAGGAAGTGCTGTCCGCGGCCGACAGCGCTGTCGGGGGGATTTCGTCCGACGAAGCCCAGCGACGACTCGCCGCGTACGGCGAGAACGAGGTCGCCCGGACGGACGGGCGGACGCCGCTCGACGTCTTCCTCGCGCAGTTCGACAGCGTTCTCATCTGGGTCCTGCTGGTCGCGGCCGCGCTCTCGGCCGGGATCGGTCACACCGTCGACGCGCTGCTCATTGCCGTCATCGTCGTCGTGAACGGGGCTTTCGGTTTCGCTCAGGACTACCGGGCCGAACGGAGCCTCGAAGCCCTCCGCGAACTGTCCGCGCCGACGGCGACCGTCAGGCGGGACGGCACAGCCGTCGAGGTCGACGCGACCGAACTCGTCCCCGGCGACGTGATCGAACTGACGAGCGGCGACGTGGTTCCCGCCGACGGGCGGGTGCTCGAATCGGTCGACCTCGAGGTCGACGAGGCGGCGCTCACCGGCGAGAGTATGCCGGTCTCGAAGTCGCCGGAGCCGGTCGAGCCGGCGACGCCGCTGGCCGAGCGCGACTGCATGGTATACGGTTCTACGAGCGTCACGCGCGGACGAGGGGCCGCTGTCGTCACCGCGACCGGGAACGACACCGAGGTGGGATCGATCGCCCGGGAACTCACAGCCACCGCGGAGACGGAGACGCCCCTTCAGGAGAAACTGGACGACCTCGGCCGCCGACTCGGAGCGGGTGTGCTCGTACTCGCCGCGCTCGTGGTCCCGCTATTGGTGCTCCGGGATACGCCACCCATCGAAGCGGCGCTCACCGCGGTGTCGCTGGCCGTCGCCGCGATACCCGAGGGATTACCGGCCGTGGTGACGCTGACGCTCGCGCTGGGAGTGCGGACGATGGCCGAGGAGAACGCGCTTGTCCGACGGCTGCCGGCCGTCGAGGCGCTCGGCTCCGTCGATGTCGTCTGTACCGACAAAACCGGGACACTCACCGAGGGGCAGATGACAGTCGGCAGGATCTGGGTGGACGACGCAGTCGTCGATCCCGACGGCTCCGGAGTCACCTCCGAACGGGTCGATCTCCTGTTGCGGGCAGGGGCGCTGTGTAACGACGCCACCGCCGAGACGGGTGATCCGACCGAGCGGGCGCTGGTCGAGGCCGCCGACGAGTCCGGGATCGACGTCGAGAGGCTCCGTGCGGGTCGACCCCGAACCGGCGAGGTCCCGTTCTCTTCCGAGCGCAAGTGGATGGGGACCGCCCACGGCGATGTCGGGTACGTCAAGGGTGCGCCGGAGGTCGTCCTCTCGCAGTCCTCTCGCGTGCTCGCCGACGACGGCCCGGCCGATCTCTCTCCGGAGACGGCCGAACGGATCCGCGATCGAGTCCGGTCGTTCGCGGACGACGCGCTCCGCGTGCTCGCGATCGCCTACACCGATGACCCAGCGGATCTGGAGGGCGATCTGGTGTTCGTTGGACTCGTCGGGTTGCTCGACCCGCCACGATCGGAGGTCGCCGAGGCGCTCGCGGCGACCGAGCGAGCCGGGATCGACGTGAAGATGATCACCGGCGACAACGTCCGCACGGCCGGCGCGATCGCGGCGTCGCTCGGCATGGGGCGGGCGGTGCTCGAAGGCCGTGACCTCGAGGCACTGGACGATGCGCAACTGGCGAGTCGAGTCGAGGACGTCGACGTGTTCGCTCGAGCCACGCCCCGGCACAAGGTGCGCATCCTGCAGGCGCTCAAGGCGAACGGCCACGTCGTCGCCATGACAGGGGACGGCGTCAACGACGCGCCGGCGCTGAAAAACGCCGACGTCGGCGTCGCGATGGGCGTCAGGGGGACCGACGTGGCAAAACAGGCCAGCGACGTGATCCTGCTCGACGACAACTACGCCACTATCGAGCGGGCGATCGAACGCGGCCGGGCGATCTTCGACAACGTCTGGAAGTTCGTCGCGTTTCTGCTCAGCGCGAACGTCGCCGAGGTCGCGCTGGTCTTTCTCGCGTCGCTGTATGGCTATCTGGTGCTTCCGGCCGTGCAACTGCTGTGGATCAATCTGCTCACCGACGGGCTGCCCGCGCTGGCGCTCGGTGCGGATCCACAGAGCGGCGACGTGATGGAACGCCCGCCGCGCGATCCCGACCGAGGGATCGTCGGACGCCCCATGCTCGCGCTCGTCGGGGGAACCGGAACCGTCTCGACGGCCCTCATGCTCGGACTGCTGGCGTACGCGCTCGACGGAGCGACTGCGATCACGCCGTACGCGATGACGATGGTGTTCACGGGCTTCATCTTCCTCGAGTTCGAGAAGCTGTACGTCATCCGTCGGGTCCGAGCGACGCCGACGCTCTCAAACCCGTGGCTCGCGCTCGCGGTCGCGATCTCGATCGCGCTGCAACTCGCGGTGCTGTACAGCCCTCTCAACCGGTACTTCGGGACGGTCCCGCTCGCCGTTGCCGACTGGGCGCTCATCGGGGCTGTACTGGCGGTTGCGCTCCCGCTGTACGGCGCTGTCGTCGTCGCGATCGGACGATGGGTGCCAGACGAGACGACTCGCTGATCGCGACCCCCATACCATCTCCGGCGTGCCGGTAGAACAGTTACTCTCCCTGTCCGACAGTGATGACGGGGACTGGCGCGGATCGGACGGTCTTCTCGGCCACGCTCCCGAGCAGAATCCGATCAGTGCCGCGCTTGCCCGAAGTCCCCATGACGACGGCGTGAATGTCGTTCGCCTCGATCGTATCGAGGATGACCTCGTTGGGCGTCCCCCGTTCGACGTGCCGGACGACGTCCGCGACGCCGCGATCCTCAGCCGCCGAGACGAGGTCGTCGACGGCGTCGGTCGCGGCCTGCTGGCGCTCCGTATCGGCCGATCCGAGGTCCAGTCCGAGCAGGTCGTCCTCCACGACAGACAGCACGTGCACGGTCGCGTCGAGCGCCGCGGCGAGCGAGAGCCCGTGTTCGCCGGCCCGAGCCGCCCTGGAGCTCCCGTCGGTCGGAACGAGGACGTTCTCGTAGGGGAACGTCAGTTGCTCGTCGGGTCGCATCCGCATCGTCACCACCGGCACGTCCGAGAGCCGGACGACCTTCTCAGTGACGCTGCCGATAACGTACCGAGAGATGCCCTCTCGGCCGTGTGTCGGCATCGCAATCAGGTCGTGGCCGTATTGCTCGGCGTACTCCGCAATCATCGGCGCCGGGTTGCCCTGAATGACGTCAGTCTCGTAGTCCGCCCCGAGCGTGCGCAGGGTCTTCGCCGCGTCCTCGACGATCTCCTCGCCCTTTTCGACGAGCGCGTCGACGACGTGCGTCTCGACGACCGTGACGCTATCGCGCGTCGTGTCCGCCACGAAGAGGACGTGGATCGTGGCGTCGGCCCAGTGTGCGATCTCGGCCGTGTGATGCAGGGCCGCCGCCGCTCCGTCGCTCCCGTCGAACGGGAGCAGAATGTCGTCGTACATCTCTCGCATGGCAGTACACGTCTCACTACCTAATCGTTTGTCACTCGAACGACGATGACACGCGGGCCGGAAACAAAGCGATGTCGCGGTTCTGTGTCACTCTTCGAGAGTTCAACTCCGATATTGATGTGTCTGCTCGACAACTGTGCCGTATGTTCGACCGCATCCTCGTCCCGGTCGACGGCAGTGCGTGTTCGCAGGTGGCCGTCCAGTACGCGACGGAGCTGGCGACGCGCTACGGCGCGAGCGTCCACGCGCTCTGTGTGGCCGATTCTAGAACGCTCGAAAACGCACCCCACCGCGATCAGATCGAGCACGAATGCGCGGAGATCGCTGCAGACGCCTGTAAACACATCGCAGCGAGTCCCGTCTCGGCCGAACGGGCCGTCCGTACCGGCGTCCCTCACAGGGCGATCCTTCGATACGCGACCGAGCGCGGAATCGATCTCGTCGTGATGGGCTCTCACGGACGCACCGGCGTCGACAGATATCTGCTCGGGAGCGTCACCGAGAGAGTCGTCCGGCTCTCGGACGTGCCCGTTCTGACGGTCAAGGCGGCCGATGACGGAGGTATAACATACCCCTACACCGACATACTGGTGCCGACGGACGGAAGCGCATGCGCCGAGGCCGCTATCGACCCCGCAGTCGATATCGCACGAGCCTACGACGCGCGACTCCACGCGCTCTCGGTCGTCGAGACGGTGTCGATGGGTGTCGATATCGGTTCGGCGGAAGTGTTCGACGCGCTCGAAGCGTCGGCGCGATCGGCCGTCGAAACAGTCGAGACCCGGGCCGAACAGGCGTCAGTCCCCGCGATCGAAACCGCGGTACTACACGGGACCCCATACCGGGGGATCCGATCCTACGTCGAGGACCACGACGTCGGTCTCGTCGCGATGGGCACCCACGGACGCACCGGCGTCGGACGATACCTCCTCGGAAGCGTCACTGAACGGACCGTGCGCACGTCTCCCGTCCCCGTGCTGACGGTTCGCGCCGACACGTGACGGTCCCCGGGACAGCCGCCCCGTTGCAGGCGGTCATTCGGTCGGGGCTGATGGGAGTCGCTCTCAGAGCTGTTCGACGAGCGCCTCGCCCTCGGGGAGGACTCGGACCGGTTCGTTCGCGGCCGCGAACGAGCGTGCCTGTTCGAGTTTCGCCCGCTTCTGGGCGTGGATCGTCACCAGTACTTCGCCGTGTCGGACGCGATCACCGACCCGAGCGTCGAGGTACACACCTGCGCGCGTGTCCTTCGGCGAGCCGGCCCGCCTCGCGAGTTCGTTGACGCGGCGGTTGTCGACGTGGGTCACCACGCCGTCACGGGCTGCCGTCACCGTCTCGGTGTGCTGGCCGGGAACGAGATCGTCGACGCTCACGTTCGGGTCGCCACGCTGTGCGTCGACGATCTCCCGGAACTTCGCGATCGCGCGGCCGTCAGAGAGGATTTCTGATGCCGACACCTCGACGCCGGCCGTATCGAGCAACAGCTGTGCGAGGCGCTCGCTTTTGATCCGGAGGTCGTCCGGCCCGTCGCCGTTCAGGACCGCGAGCACGTCGCGCGCTTCGAGGACCGGCCCGACGCCGCGACCGACGGGTTGCTCGCCCCGCGTGATCGCACACGTGACCTCCATGTCGAGGCTCTCCCCGACTCGATTGAAGTCTCTGGCCATCTCCCGGGCCTCCGAGAGCGCCTCGACTTTCGCGCC
It contains:
- a CDS encoding universal stress protein — its product is MFDRILVPVDGSACSQVAVQYATELATRYGASVHALCVADSRTLENAPHRDQIEHECAEIAADACKHIAASPVSAERAVRTGVPHRAILRYATERGIDLVVMGSHGRTGVDRYLLGSVTERVVRLSDVPVLTVKAADDGGITYPYTDILVPTDGSACAEAAIDPAVDIARAYDARLHALSVVETVSMGVDIGSAEVFDALEASARSAVETVETRAEQASVPAIETAVLHGTPYRGIRSYVEDHDVGLVAMGTHGRTGVGRYLLGSVTERTVRTSPVPVLTVRADT